CAGAAGACACCACGTGGGATGGTTAAAAATGCTGTtgcaggccgggcgccgtggctcatgcctgtaatcccaagcgtgggaggctgaggcaggtggatcacctgaggtcatgagttcaagaccagcctgaccaacctggtgaaatcccatccctactaaaaaaaatacaaaaattagctgggcatgtttcatgtgcctgtaatcccagctactcgggaggctgaggcaggagaatcacttgaaccagggaactggaggttgcagtgagctgagattgagccactgcactccagcctgatgacagaatgagactccgtctcaaaaaaaaaaaatgctgttgcAAGTTTTCCAATGCACAGGCTGGAAGGCAGTTTTCATTGTTCTGAGTATGAGCTGCCTTCTGAAGCTGAGAGGAGCAGGTGGCCTTGACCTGTCGTTATCATCATAAGACATGGGCGCTTTCTTGAATCTCCCCGCTCCTGTGGGAGATGCTGTGAAGCTCTGAAGCACGTGACGACGAACTCTGCCTTTGCTGGCAACCTCTTCAGGCCCGGCGTCAGGCAGGAGGGGCCCCTTGCTGGTACCTTGCCGGGCTGTTCTTCGAAACTCTACCCAGGTGTTTGGGTAGCTGCGGACACTTCTACCAGATGCCTCGCTATACTCCAGTGGCCCTAGGAACCCCTTGCTTGGCTTGTTTATTCAGGGCTCTTTTTCAATGCCAGCCACATGGCTTTGACTTGTTAAGTCCCTGTGTTCAGTATTGCCAAGATTCTGAAGGTGAAACCTAAAATGTAATGCTCCACTTGGAATGCGAACCTCACACAGGTGAGTCACATCTGGGCTTATGCCGATTATGGGAAGTCGTAGACCCTAGGGTGACAAAAGCCCCATTGCTTGGTAAGCTTTGCATCGAAGTGTGATGCTTACTAAGGCAAAACTTGGTTTTGTAGGCATTTATTTACATCATATTTCAATACTTCAGAAGCTTAAACAGTGTCAGGAGTATAGCAGTTCTGAGAAACAGTTTTACAAGACATAAACTAAGGGGTACCCATGAGTGCGTCTCATCCTTCCTCTCCCAGGCCAGAGTAACAGGTATGCTGAGATGCTCTTGCCCTTGGCCCCGGGGTGCTCACCTCCGGCCTTGAGCTGCCTCACCCAGTTAGCCAGGGGGCTGCACAGGTGTTTGTGCGTCCTACATGTGGCCTGCCATGAAGAAGGTCCGCATACGTGGCTCTAGGCTGTGCAGGCAAGTCTTCCCAAGGGACTGAAGGAAGTCACCCTGAAATCTTCTCCCCATGAGGACCTCTCCTAAGTCAGATTTCTCACTGCTCCTCGCTCCAGCTCCTGCTGCCATCTGCCTGGGGGTTGCCAGTTGACAAATCCTCCCCCAGCTGGAGGGCTGCCGCAGCTTTGTCCCAAGTATATATTCTGTTGCCTGTCCCCAGAGCGGCTGTGCTCTGGGTTCTGGGAGCCACACGCTCCAGCATGACTGCTTTCAGGATACCTGAATGAGGAAAGCCTGGGAAGCTTAGAAAGGTATCCTggattggaaggctgaggcaggtggatcacctgaggtcaggagtttgagaccagcctggacaacatggcaaaaccctgtctctactaaaaatacaaaaattagccaggcgtggtggtggacacctgtaatcccagctacttgggaggctgaggcagggagaattgcttgaacctgggaggcagaggttcatggttgcagtgaaccgagattgcgccactgcactccagtctgggaaacaagagcgaaactctgtcttaaaaaaaaaaaaaaaaaaaaaaaaagaataagaaaagaaaagaaaggtatcCTGGAAATGTACTTCTAGTAACAGTAAGCTTGACTGACCAAGAACAGGGAGAATATTCCATGAGAAAGGAAATGTTTCTTTTCCTGGCTTCTTGCTGTAACCTGGTGGGGAACAGGGTCAGCTGAAGTGTCTCCATGTGGTCTGTCGTGGCTGAGGGGAAACAATGGCTTATCCAGGATGCATCTTGCATTGTATAGTTGCTTTGATTAGCCTCTGTAAGAACTAATACATTGTTTGGTTATTATGTTTTCCGTGCTGTGCATAAAGAATAATAGAATTTCACAGATGGGATGAGGCCTGTTGATTTTCTAAAGCATCACTACATTTAGGTGGAGTGACTAAGGTCCTGGAGGTTAAAGGGCTCACCCCAGGCCATCCTGGGCATTTGTTGCTCCTCTGGGAAGGATAAGGGGATCTCACATGCAGCTCCCACACCAGCTCCATGCAGACATTTCCCGGGGAGGATGCGAGTTCAGGCTTTGCATTTTGAATTCAGATAAAGGGGCCTGCATCAATGTTCTGTTAGTGCTTAAATGTCTTTAGAAGTGTTTTCTTTCAGAGAGCTTTTGaaaaagtgaattaaaaaatGCTGGCTCCTTATTGCACATATCTCTGGGGACAGGATAGAAATAAATTGGAAAGACAATATATAGACTCTGTGTTGCATGACTCTGTGCTGGGGAGATCAACTACTGGCTCTTCCTTTACCAACCCTCACTCCCACCCTCGCCCTTTTCCATAACAACAGGAGCTGTCTGGACTCCTGCCAGTGTTGCACAAAGCATTTTGCACCTATTTCCAACACTTGCAATAACTCTCGGAGGCAaagattattattcccattttacagatgaagaaactgaggctcccaAAGATCAACTAACTTGCTACAAAGCACACTGCTTGGTGAGTGGTGGAATTCTAATTTATCTGATTTCAAGGGTGAACATCAATGTGCATCTCAGAGTTCTGTTAAAGTCATGTGACCCAGAGAGAAACCCACCCCCAACTCTCTGTCAAAAACTTCCCAGGACCCGTGTGAGTGAGGGCAAACCGTCGTCTACCTGCAGAACTCCCCTTCTGATTCTGGCAGCATCAGCGAGGCCATGGGGTTCTTCATCAGATCAGCCACCACGGGGTCCTTGGCTGTCATGTAGAAGAAAGGAATCCCAGTGCTATTGTTGAAGGGGCCATCACTGATGGGCAGGCAGTTCCCAAATGGCAGTCCTTGGATCTAACAAACACCAAAAAAGCCTTTTTCAGTGCAGAGCTGTGGCTCGACTTGATCTGGGAGCTTAGCCTGTGCCTCTGGCTAGGAAATACAACACCAGGGATGAGGGGGGATCATGGCATCACAGTGGCTCTGACAGGTAGTAAATCAAGGTGAGGTGGTCCCCAGTCTGCCTAATTCACTCCGTGGTGGCTCTAGAATTTCTCCACAGGAGATACTCAGCAGTGGCATCCTGTTTGGAAGGGGTGGTGAAAGGATTCTTCTTGAAGCTGCCTGTGCATGGCCAATATACTCACTTTGTTAAATTTCATGTTCTTTTGGGGAGGGACAATGACATTTATGGGGGGTGGCGCTAAGCCTTTTCCACAAGCTGCCTGTTACAGCCCCACTGCTTTAACTCCCAAGGTTAACTGCCTGTCCCAAGTTTTGAGCAACTTTAGGGAggatgtttaagtctttaacgcCTTGCCTGCTCTTTGGACTTCAGGAACTTTCTATTATTGTTTCTTTTAGGGCTACATCACTTTCTCATTTATTAGCTGCGTTTTTTATTGTAatcaataatatttcattgtatgactcAGCAAGTTATGAGAAATTGATTTGTTACCCTTTTTGCATAAAGGAAGTCATAGAAACATGATATGCCAATTTTTCTTCATGATCACCCACTAGGGTGGGAGAAGGGTGGTGCCATAGTTTGGATATCcatccctccaaatctcatgttaaattctGATCCCCGGTGTTGGAGGGGAGGCCAAGTGGGAagggtttgggtcatgggggtggatccctcatgaatggcttggtgccctcctcgAGGTACTGAGTGAATTGTCCCTCTGTTAGTTTCCTTAAGAGTTCCCCTGAGAGAAGGTTTAAAAAAGCCTGGTGCCAACTGGGCATGGGGATtcaccctgtaatcctagcactttgggagcccaacagttcaggatcagcctgggcaagatagcgagacccccatccctacaaaaagttttttaaaaaattagcttggcatggtggcacacatctatagtcccagttacccgaaagactgaggcagcagggttgcttgagcccaggagtttgaggcagcagtgagctatgatcacaccactgcattccagcctgggtgacagagccagaccccatctataaaataaataaataaaaataaaaagagcctggcaccttcccctctctcttgctttctttcttgccatgtgatcaCTGCACACACTGGCTCtacaccttccaccatgagtggaagcagtctGAGGTctcctcagaagcagatgctgcgcCATGCTTTCTGAacagcatgcagaactgtgagccaaatacacctcttttctttataaattacccagcctcaggtatttgtTTACAGTAATACAGATCGACTAAGACAGGTGGTATATCATGTTTCTGTGACTGcagatataaacaaaaatatttatttatttattttattagtagtattatttttttgagacagagtctcactctgtttgttgcccaggctggcattcagtggcacgattttggctcactgcagcctccgtctcctgggttaagcgattcttgtgccttagcctcccaagttgctgggattacaggtgcatgccaccatgcctggctatttttgtatttttagtagagacagggtttcaccatgttggccaagctggtcttgaactcctgacctcaagtgatctgcccgcctcggcctcccaaagtgctgggattacaggtgtgagccatgacgCCTGGCCAACAAAAATATTTAGTGCTGAGGTTTTTCCCAAATCCTGCCAGTCAAGCATCCCAATTTTCCATGATTTTATCCCTAACAAAGTGCACCTTGTTGTTACTTGCTCAGAATTCAGGGGTTATCTTTGTCTTTGAAATGTTGCATGATAATGGTGTGTAGAATTATAAAAGGCAGGGCTTTAATTTTTCAGGAACATGAAATGTTAAGGAATCTTCCAAAATGGTAATATAACTTTGTTCAtatatcccatttttcagcttGTCATAGCTGCCCAGAGTCATGCTTTGCATGCATGGCAGTACATTGTGTAAATGCTGTCTGAATTTATTGTTTAAATCAAATGTCAATAAGGATTAGAAAGAGGAACTCCTAACAAAGCTAAGAGAAGGAATATTGAAAGTCAAAATATCTCTAATACATTGGCACGAGACTATTTAATTTCTTGAAAAGATTTGTGTTTTCAACTAAGATCAGTGTCATCTTTAACCTTTATGTCTTTTTAAGATGTGTCTTAGGAGTGCAAGATACAGCTGTGAAAAATCACCTAGGTGTTGAGAATATCCAACTGGATCTGCATTTGACACTGAAGAGGTTAAGACCATTGCCAAACTCGAAATAAAGTTGCCATTTAGGTAGTTTTTAAGCAAAAAAGGACCTTAAAAACTAAACCTAATTTTATAGACGAGGAAAGGAAAGTGGAGAAGCCAGTGACTTGGCCACAGTCTTGGTGAGACCCAGAGCTGGGGCAAGAACCTGGCCAATGTCCTATGCCttccataaaatattatttctcttttttgtaggAAGTAAAGAGGAGTTCACATTACTGCCTTGTAGCTCTTTCATCTCTCTTAAAACCCCCAAAAGCCTTCTGGAGGCATGGAAGTTACATCTGCATTACTTATCCATGTCATTCTAGGTGGAATCATGTCTAACAGGTGAGTAAAGCATTTGCGAACTGAACAATTAAAAGTGCAGCGAatagctcattccagcatttacACACTTTGCATAATAAGCCTCCTTTCCAGAAAAAATCGTGAACTCCATTTTCTTAAATGCAGATTTCCATCGAAGCCCtggtgctctctctctccccatccctgctTCAGCTCCAGGTCAGAAGGTGATGGGGAGTTCGGGTCTATGGGTTTGTGCCCTGCGCTGGGAAGGGCTGTCCCCGCCTACTCTGCGATTCCAAAGGTGTCTGTGGCTGCTCTGGTCTAGGTCTCGGTCGGACGCTGGTTAGGTGTCCgtctctctgcctggccacctCAAGGTGGGGATTCGGTACCCAACCCTACCTGGCAGGAAGCCTGGTTATCCATGTGCCTCTCCGACCCTCCCCCGACTTCGCCAGGCTCACGGAGGCACCATCGCCTTCCATTATGTACAGTGTCGAGGGTCCCATCCAGGGCACCGGGCACGTCTGGTGGACCCGGATCCCAGTCCCGAGCGGTCGCGAGCACGTCCCTGTCCCCGTTCCCCGGCCGCCGCCTGAATGCCAGGCCCCCTCGCGCTCCCCGCCGGGCGCTTACCTTCTCGTGGGCGGACACGGTGGCCAGGCAGCCCCAGACGCTGGCATGGGCCAGGGAGCGGGCAGTGGCGGCGCGCATTCTAGGGCCCGGGGGAGCACCGGCCGCCTGGCCGCCCTCGCGCCGGTAGGAGAACATCCCGGGTGGCGCGGGGGGCGGCCTGGCCCGGGCGGCGCCCGCCCGGGGCCGCAGGTGCGCGTCCTCCTTGTGGGCAGAGGCGGGGAAGCTTTGCTGCCAGATGCTGCCCGAATCCTCCAGCAGCGCGGGCATAGCCTCCTCAGTGGAGGCGCTGTCCAGCTCCTCGTCCACCTCGTTGGTGACGGCCCAAGACACGGAGCTCACGATCACGTAGCCCGCGGCCGGGGACAGCAGGGCGCTGCAGCACAGCAGCCAGGAGAGGCGGGTCCCCGGCCGCGCCGGCCGCCGGCCGCGGCGCACGGACATCTTGCAGGCAGCACGCCCGGCCGCCGGGGCCGCCAGCAGCGCTAGTGCGGGGGAGCCCGGCAGCGCCCCCCTGCGGCGGAAGCAAGGAGCCCGAGCCCCCTTCCCACCCCTGCAGGATCCCCGGGCGCGGTCCCCCGCGCGAGTCCCGGCGAATCCCTGCAGCCGCGCGCGAAGCTCAGAAGTCCAGGCTCGCAGAAGACCAGGTTCCACGCACACGCCGCGCATCCTGGGGAGTCCTCCTCGCGCGCCAGGTCCCGGGGTGGGTTAGTTTCCTGCAGGATGGCACAGGTTCCGCAGCCAGAGGGTGGGCGTTCAAATCCCGGCTTAATACACGCGTCTGCTCAACAGCTGTGAGACCTGCcaagccacttaacctctctgtgcccatTTCCTTCATTAGCTGAAAAAGATAATATCTACCTCTTAAGGATGATGGATGGGACGGTTGAACGATTAATATTTGAAGAGGCTTAGAACAGTGTGTGGCATGGAGCAAACGCTCTACAGTAGTCCCTTGGTGTCCGAGGggtattggttccaggacccccgtggataccaaaatccagagATGCTGAAGTCCCTTATAAAATAATAGTGCAGCATTTGCATATAACCCATGCACATCTTCCTTTAATATCTAAATTGCTTAtaaaatacctaatacaatgtaaatactatgtaaattgttgtttactgtattgtttagggaatagaacaagaaaaaaagccaatatatgttcagtacagatgcaatcacccttttttattttttatttttctgatgaagggtcttgctctgtcctcccaggctggagtgcagtggcacaatcacagctcactgcagcctcaacttccaaggctcaggtgatcctcctgcctcagcctccaaaagtgctgggattacaggtgtgaaccactgcgtccagctttttttttcttcaaatattttcagtcTGTGGTTGGCTGGGAACCCACAGATACGAAGGGCTGACTGTATTTAGTTAACTAGACACAAGGTAGGGATTGTTATCATCATCTTATTAGAGGAGAAAACTGAATAAATGGTGGAGGTAAGATTAGCACCAATTCCATCTGATGCCCATTCTCTTTCTCTGCAAGGACGATAACCCTTCTTACACTTTGCTGTGTCAGGAGGGCATCGCAGCCAGTTCATCTAATAGCAGAATCAAGTTATTTTCATTTAAGCTCAAACAAACTGGTCGAGGCCACATGGACAAATACCACCTTGGCCAAGCCCCTCATTCCAGGTCATCAGAACTCCGGTCCAAGCCctggaaaggaaaaatgaggaggaatATTGCAGGCTTttggctgttttcttttcttttccctccctccctccctccctccctctctcctttctttctctttctttttctttctttctttctttttctctttctttctttttctttttctttcttccttccttccttccttccttccttccttcttttcttcctttctttcttcctttcttcctttcttcctctcctttctttcttgagacagaatctcactctttcgccaggctggagtgcagtggcacactacaacctctgcctcccgggttcaagcgattttcctgcctcagtcccccaagtagctgggactgcaggcgcccgccaccacacccagctaatttttgtatttttagtagagacggggtttcaccatgttggccaggatggtctcgatctcttgacctcatgatccaccctcattggcctcccaaagtgctgggattacaggtgtgaaccaccgcgcccggccatggcTGTTTGCTTACTCCTGCCTCCTCATGGGAGAAGTGACTCATCT
The genomic region above belongs to Gorilla gorilla gorilla isolate KB3781 chromosome 12, NHGRI_mGorGor1-v2.1_pri, whole genome shotgun sequence and contains:
- the CREG2 gene encoding protein CREG2 isoform X3; protein product: MRGVCVEPGLLRAWTSELRARLQGFAGTRAGDRARGSCRGGKGARAPCFRRRGALPGSPALALLAAPAAGRAACKMSVRRGRRPARPGTRLSWLLCCSALLSPAAGYVIVSSVSWAVTNEVDEELDSASTEEAMPALLEDSGSIWQQSFPASAHKEDAHLRPRAGAARARPPPAPPGMFSYRREGGQAAGAPPGPRMRAATARSLAHASVWGCLATVSAHEKIQGLPFGNCLPISDGPFNNSTGIPFFYMTAKDPVVADLMKNPMASLMLPESEGEFCSSYRG
- the CREG2 gene encoding protein CREG2 isoform X2, translated to MRGVCVEPGLLRAWTSELRARLQGFAGTRAGDRARGSCRGGKGARAPCFRRRGALPGSPALALLAAPAAGRAACKMSVRRGRRPARPGTRLSWLLCCSALLSPAAGYVIVSSVSWAVTNEVDEELDSASTEEAMPALLEDSGSIWQQSFPASAHKEDAHLRPRAGAARARPPPAPPGMFSYRREGGQAAGAPPGPRMRAATARSLAHASVWGCLATVSAHEKIQGLPFGNCLPISDGPFNNSTGIPFFYMTAKDPVVADLMKNPMASLMLPESEGEFCRDMCNKEPAFFNSLFQKLSERKHF
- the CREG2 gene encoding protein CREG2 isoform X1, producing MSVRRGRRPARPGTRLSWLLCCSALLSPAAGYVIVSSVSWAVTNEVDEELDSASTEEAMPALLEDSGSIWQQSFPASAHKEDAHLRPRAGAARARPPPAPPGMFSYRREGGQAAGAPPGPRMRAATARSLAHASVWGCLATVSAHEKIQGLPFGNCLPISDGPFNNSTGIPFFYMTAKDPVVADLMKNPMASLMLPESEGEFCRKNIVDPEDPRCVQLTLTGQMIAVSPEEVEFAKQAMFSRHPGMRKWPRQYEWFFMKMRIEHIWLQKWYGGASNISREEYFKAVPRKA